The Sandaracinus amylolyticus genomic interval TCGGAAGGTCGAAGTCCACCACACGCCGGGCAGCTCCGGCGCCGATCGCTGCTCCGCAGGTGCGAGATCGAGGTCGCACTCGAACCGGACCGCGCCGCAGTGACAGCTGCCTCGATACGTCTTCTTCATTCGATCCTCCAGCGTTCGTCGAGCCGCGGCGAGGACGCCGCGACGAGGCTTGGACGGATCTCGCGGCGCGAGATCATCGGTCTCGTCGATCGATCGGGGGACGCGCACTGCGCGGCTCTGGCACCCGCGTTGCTGGAGCAAGCGCGGGAGGAGGCCGCCGCCATGCTGTTCCGGCAGCTCTTCGATCTCGAGTCGTCGACCTACACGTACCTGCTCGCCGACGAAGACACGCGCGAGGCCGTGCTCATCGATCCGGTGCTCGAGCAGGTCGAGCGCGACCTCTCGTTGGTGCGCGAGCTCGATCTGCGCCTCGTCTACGTGCTCGACACGCACGTCCATGCGGATCACGTGACGGGCGCCGGCGCGGTCCGGGAGCGCACGCGCGCGAGATCCGTGTTGTCGGAGCGCTCGGGCGCGGGCTGCGCGGACGTCTTCGTCAAAGAGGGCGACGTGATCCGGTTCGGACGCCACGCCCTCGAGGTGCGCGAGACACCCGGCCACACGAACGGCTGCGTGACCTACGTGACCGCGGATCACACGATGGCGTTCACCGGCGACGCGCTGCTGGTGCGCGGCTCCGGACGCACCGACTTCCAGCAGGGCAGTCCGCACGCGCTCTATCACTCGGTGCACGAGAAGATCTTCTCGCTGCCCGACGGATGCCTGCTCTATCCCGCGCACGACTACAAGGGTCGCACCGTGACCAGCGTCGCCGAGGAGAAGCGCTTCAATCCGCGCCTCGGAGGCGGAAAGAGCGAGCCCGAGTTCGTCGACATCATGGAGCACCTGCAGCTCGCCTATCCGAAGAAGATCGATGTCGCGGTGCCCGCGAACCTGCACTGCGGGCTTCCCGAGCCCGCGCACCGCGAGCCCGAGCACGCATCGACGTGGGCCCCGGTCGAGACGAGCGCGGGCGGGATCCCCGAGGTCACGCCCGAGTGGGTCGCTTCGAACCGGAGCGCCGCGCGCGTCGTCGACGTGCGCGAGCCGATCGAGCTCTCGAGCGAGCTCGGGCACATCCCGGGCGTCGAGCACGTGCCGCTCGCCGCGGTGCCGAGCGTCGCGCAGCGCTGGTCGCGCGATCGGCCGGTCGTGCTGGTGTGTCGATCCGGCGGGCGCTCGGGCAAGGCGGCGCTGCAGCTGCGCGACATGGGGTTTCGCGACGTCGCGTCGATCCGCGGAGGGATGACCGCTTGGAACGCGGCGAAGCTGCCGATCGAGCGGCGCCCGATCGCGGCGTACCCGCCGTCGCCGCAGGGGTGAAACGACGTTTCACGCACGGTGAAACGCTGTTTCACATCCCGAAGTGCATGAGCACCATGCAGGTCAGCACGACGAGGAACCCGCTGGTGACGAGCGCGCCCTCGACGGCGACCCGACGCGACGCGCCGTCGCGCAGCCGGTCGCCGTCCCACACGCGCGCTTCGAGGGTGCGCGAGGCGATCGCGCCGTGCGCCGAGAGCGCCAGCGAGACCACGAGCGCGACCAGGAACGTCGCCCCGTAGGGCGTCGCGAGGTGGCTCCACGAGCGCACCACGCCGAGCGCGGTGCCGCGCAGCAGACCGAGCGCGAGCGTGCACGTCCCCGCGATCGCCATCGTCGGCCCGAGCACGCGCGCGATCTCGCGATACGTCTCGCGCGCTTCGCGCGGCGGTCTTCGCAGGAGCGCGGGCCAGCACGCGAGCGAGAAGAGCACCGAGCCTCCGAGCC includes:
- a CDS encoding MBL fold metallo-hydrolase, whose protein sequence is MLFRQLFDLESSTYTYLLADEDTREAVLIDPVLEQVERDLSLVRELDLRLVYVLDTHVHADHVTGAGAVRERTRARSVLSERSGAGCADVFVKEGDVIRFGRHALEVRETPGHTNGCVTYVTADHTMAFTGDALLVRGSGRTDFQQGSPHALYHSVHEKIFSLPDGCLLYPAHDYKGRTVTSVAEEKRFNPRLGGGKSEPEFVDIMEHLQLAYPKKIDVAVPANLHCGLPEPAHREPEHASTWAPVETSAGGIPEVTPEWVASNRSAARVVDVREPIELSSELGHIPGVEHVPLAAVPSVAQRWSRDRPVVLVCRSGGRSGKAALQLRDMGFRDVASIRGGMTAWNAAKLPIERRPIAAYPPSPQG